From the genome of Candidatus Eisenbacteria bacterium, one region includes:
- the glgB gene encoding 1,4-alpha-glucan branching protein GlgB: MTRASRAGERSEARGPSLLTDFDLHLFGEGKHFDLYRKMGAQVVRSKKGAGEIEGVHFGVWAPNAERVSVVGSFNGWSSAANPMRPLGETGVWQAFVPGVQPGALYKYHLVTRLGGASVDKADPFGFRMQRRPDTASVVWEDGRYSWGDAAWMETRAKRQSLDHPISIYEVHPGSWKRTREGEEGWLPWRELAGTLIPYVRDLGYTHVELLPVSEHPFDGSWGYQPVGYYAPTSRFGTPDDFRAFVDAAHQAGLGVILDWVPAHFPKDEHGLGFFDGTHLYEHADPRKGVHKDWGTFVFNFGRPQVSGFLLANALYWLDRFHIDGLRVDAVASMLYLDYSRGEGEWVPNEHGGRENLEAVAFLRRFNDLVHERFPGALTIAEESTSWPLVTGPTSAGGLGFDLKWNMGWMHDTLEYMAADPLYRKALQAKLTFSIWYASTERFLLPFSHDEVVHGKRALLTKMPGDVPKRFANLRALYGFMFAHPGKKLLFMGAEFGQWREWSHDRQLDWHLLDEDPGHEGIRRYVRDLNRTLAAEPALHEMDFSPEGFRWIDFQDEDQSVIAFLRRARNPEDFVVVVAHFTPVTRRSYRVGVPSPGPYRVLLSGDHAAYGGTGLPDRRDLVAEEKPWHGMEWSIEITLPPLATVYVKPGRSV, encoded by the coding sequence ATGACACGCGCGTCGCGTGCGGGCGAGCGGTCCGAGGCCCGCGGTCCGTCCCTTCTCACCGACTTCGACCTTCACCTCTTCGGAGAAGGGAAGCACTTCGACCTCTATCGCAAGATGGGCGCTCAGGTCGTACGTTCGAAGAAGGGCGCCGGCGAGATCGAGGGCGTTCACTTCGGCGTCTGGGCCCCGAACGCCGAGCGCGTGAGCGTCGTGGGGAGCTTCAACGGATGGAGCTCCGCCGCGAATCCCATGCGACCGCTGGGTGAGACCGGCGTGTGGCAGGCGTTCGTCCCCGGCGTCCAGCCGGGCGCGCTCTACAAGTACCACCTCGTGACGCGGCTCGGCGGCGCGAGCGTGGACAAGGCCGATCCGTTCGGATTCCGGATGCAGCGCCGCCCGGACACCGCGTCGGTCGTGTGGGAGGACGGACGGTACTCGTGGGGCGACGCGGCGTGGATGGAGACTCGCGCGAAGCGCCAGTCGCTCGACCATCCGATCTCGATCTACGAGGTCCATCCCGGATCGTGGAAGCGGACGCGCGAGGGGGAAGAGGGCTGGCTCCCGTGGCGCGAGCTGGCCGGCACGCTGATTCCCTATGTCCGCGACCTGGGCTACACGCACGTCGAGCTCCTCCCCGTCTCGGAGCACCCGTTCGACGGCTCGTGGGGCTATCAGCCGGTCGGCTACTACGCGCCCACCTCGCGGTTCGGCACGCCGGACGACTTCCGCGCGTTCGTGGACGCGGCGCACCAGGCAGGGCTCGGCGTGATCCTCGACTGGGTGCCCGCGCACTTCCCGAAAGACGAGCACGGGCTCGGGTTCTTCGACGGGACGCATCTCTACGAGCACGCCGACCCGCGGAAGGGCGTCCACAAGGACTGGGGCACCTTCGTCTTCAACTTCGGGCGCCCCCAGGTCTCCGGGTTCCTCCTCGCGAACGCGCTCTACTGGCTCGACCGGTTCCACATCGACGGGCTGCGTGTCGACGCGGTGGCGTCCATGCTCTACCTCGACTACTCGCGGGGAGAAGGAGAGTGGGTCCCCAACGAGCACGGCGGGCGGGAGAACCTCGAAGCGGTCGCGTTTCTCCGCCGCTTCAACGATCTCGTGCACGAGCGGTTCCCGGGGGCGCTCACCATCGCCGAGGAGTCGACGAGCTGGCCCCTGGTGACGGGCCCCACGAGCGCGGGCGGTCTCGGCTTCGACCTCAAGTGGAACATGGGCTGGATGCACGACACGCTCGAATACATGGCGGCGGATCCGCTCTACCGGAAGGCGCTCCAGGCGAAGCTCACGTTCTCGATCTGGTACGCGTCGACCGAGCGCTTCCTGCTTCCCTTCTCGCACGACGAGGTCGTGCACGGAAAGCGCGCGCTCCTCACGAAGATGCCGGGAGACGTTCCGAAGCGGTTCGCGAACCTGCGCGCGCTCTACGGGTTCATGTTCGCCCACCCCGGAAAGAAGCTCCTCTTCATGGGGGCCGAGTTCGGGCAGTGGCGGGAGTGGAGCCACGACCGCCAGCTCGACTGGCATCTCCTCGACGAGGATCCGGGGCACGAAGGGATCCGCCGCTACGTCCGCGACCTGAACCGCACGCTCGCCGCCGAGCCGGCCCTCCACGAGATGGACTTCAGTCCTGAAGGGTTCCGGTGGATCGACTTCCAGGACGAGGACCAGAGCGTGATCGCGTTCCTGCGCCGGGCGCGGAATCCCGAGGACTTCGTCGTGGTGGTGGCGCACTTCACGCCGGTGACGCGGCGCTCGTACCGGGTCGGCGTGCCGTCACCCGGCCCGTACCGGGTCCTCCTGAGCGGGGACCACGCCGCCTACGGGGGGACGGGGCTTCCGGACCGGCGGGACCTGGTGGCCGAGGAGAAACCCTGGCACGGAATGGAGTGGTCGATCGAGATCACACTGCCGCCGCTCGCGACGGTGTACGTCAAGCCGGGTCGCTCGGTGTAG
- a CDS encoding ATP-grasp domain-containing protein, giving the protein MNVLFLSPGYPPEMPFFTRGLSQVGAKVIGVGDQHESALPPMAREHLAAYVHVRGFSDESAVIEEVLQRAKGVRIDRVECLWEPLMILAARLRERLGLPGMTVEETVPFRDKEEMKRVLDAAGIRTPWHARAATAREVREAVARIGYPAIVKPIAGAGSSDTHRIDDARGLEAALAAVRHVPEVSVEEFVDAEEYTYDTVCAGGRILYYNICWYRPRPLLSKKLEWVSPQTMALRNPDTPELAGGRAMGEAVLRAMNFRDGFTHMEWYRKEDGEVVFGEIGARPAGGRTVDVMNFSCDIDLFRGWAEAVCHGRISQPIERKYNAASIFKRAQGQGRIRRVEGLGKLLSEYGPHIPVVDLLPVGAPRRDWQQTLISDGMVIVRHPDLPRAIEIADHVATDLQLIAG; this is encoded by the coding sequence GTGGGGGACCAGCACGAGTCGGCGCTCCCGCCGATGGCGCGCGAGCACCTCGCCGCGTACGTCCACGTGCGCGGTTTCTCCGACGAGAGCGCGGTCATCGAGGAAGTCCTGCAACGCGCCAAGGGCGTTCGCATCGACCGCGTCGAGTGCCTGTGGGAGCCCCTCATGATCCTCGCCGCGCGCCTGCGCGAGAGGCTCGGGCTCCCGGGCATGACCGTCGAGGAGACCGTTCCCTTCCGGGACAAGGAGGAGATGAAGCGGGTGCTCGACGCCGCGGGGATCCGGACGCCCTGGCACGCGCGCGCCGCCACCGCGCGGGAGGTGCGGGAGGCGGTCGCGCGGATCGGTTACCCGGCGATCGTGAAGCCCATCGCGGGCGCGGGCTCCTCGGACACGCACCGCATCGACGACGCGCGAGGGCTCGAGGCGGCGCTCGCGGCGGTGCGCCACGTCCCCGAGGTGAGCGTCGAGGAGTTCGTGGACGCCGAGGAGTACACCTACGACACGGTCTGCGCGGGAGGGCGCATCCTCTACTACAACATCTGCTGGTACCGCCCGCGGCCGCTCCTCTCGAAGAAGCTCGAGTGGGTGAGCCCGCAGACGATGGCGCTCCGGAATCCCGACACGCCCGAGCTCGCCGGAGGACGCGCCATGGGCGAGGCCGTGCTCCGCGCCATGAACTTCCGGGACGGCTTCACGCACATGGAGTGGTACCGCAAGGAGGACGGCGAGGTCGTGTTCGGCGAGATCGGCGCGCGCCCGGCGGGCGGGCGCACGGTGGACGTGATGAACTTCTCGTGCGACATCGATCTCTTCCGCGGCTGGGCCGAGGCCGTGTGCCACGGGCGGATCTCGCAGCCGATCGAGCGGAAGTACAACGCCGCGTCCATCTTCAAGCGCGCGCAGGGCCAGGGCAGGATCCGGCGCGTCGAGGGGCTCGGAAAGCTCCTCTCGGAGTACGGCCCCCACATCCCCGTGGTGGATCTCCTTCCCGTCGGAGCTCCCCGTCGCGACTGGCAGCAGACCCTCATCTCGGACGGCATGGTCATCGTGCGCCATCCCGATCTCCCCAGGGCGATCGAGATCGCCGACCACGTCGCCACCGATCTCCAGTTGATCGCCGGATGA